The DNA region AATAGTAGTATTACTGAGAACATTACTTTCAATTTGCGGGGTAAACGTAGTGCTATTAAATATTATTTGGCAAGTATGTCAACACATAAATATCATAAAAATGCGATTATTTATGCTCATCATTTAGCCCCAGCAACCAAAAGTGAAATTAAAACTTACTCAATTGCAAAAGATAATTCATTACAAACTGTTAAATGTACTAGTCATATTGAAAAAAAAATGGGTAAATCAGAAACTCATCAAGAATTACGATTACTAGTTTTTGATAAAACTTCAAAAGCAATTTCTGATCCGATTTTGTTAATTGATGAAAATGATATTAAAGCAAGTCATGCTAATGCTGTTGGTATGCTAGACCCAGAGCAAATATTTTATTTACAAACAAGAGGTTTGACAATAACGCAGGCTCGAAAATTAATTTGTATGGGTTATTTTAAAAATGTGATTGATGCAATTGAGGATGAGGAATTACAAAAAAATATTATTGATGAAATTGATACAGAAATTGGAGAATAATGATGATTGATTATAGAGAAATTAAAAAACAATTTCCTTTTTTTAAAAATAATTCTGAGCAAATTTATCTTGATAGTGCTGCTACTAGCTTAAAACCACAAGTTGTTATTGATGCTATTAATGATTATTATACAAATTATGGAACTAATC from Spiroplasma kunkelii CR2-3x includes:
- a CDS encoding SufB/SufD family protein; the encoded protein is MQVLMNEQKIIGDNFIIDATTPKLTFTNNKAGEVININFATNLINETFLFFLNLTSEVTINYNIPANSQINIINIYKNRECEQIANLFYNLLEKAQVNIYHLNIVNSSITENITFNLRGKRSAIKYYLASMSTHKYHKNAIIYAHHLAPATKSEIKTYSIAKDNSLQTVKCTSHIEKKMGKSETHQELRLLVFDKTSKAISDPILLIDENDIKASHANAVGMLDPEQIFYLQTRGLTITQARKLICMGYFKNVIDAIEDEELQKNIIDEIDTEIGE